A stretch of the Bubalus kerabau isolate K-KA32 ecotype Philippines breed swamp buffalo chromosome 11, PCC_UOA_SB_1v2, whole genome shotgun sequence genome encodes the following:
- the FAM136A gene encoding protein FAM136A, whose product MWAPAQPGTARVAMAELQQLRVQEAVDSMVKSLERENIRKMQGLMFRCSAACCEESQASMQQVHQCIERCHAPLAQAQALVTSELEKFQDRLARCTMYCNDKAKDSIDAGSKELHVKRQLETCVTKCVDDHMNLIPTMTRKMKESLSSIGK is encoded by the exons ATGTGGGCGCCGGCGCAGCCGGGAACCGCGCGGGTCGCCATGGCGGAGCTGCAGCAGCTCCGGGTGCAGGAGGCGGTGGACTCCATGGTGAAGAGTCTGGAGAGGGAGAATATTCGGAAGATGCAG GGCCTTATGTTCCGGTGCAGCGCCGCCTGTTGTGAGGAAAGCCAGGCGTCCATGCAGCAAGTGCACCAGTGCATTGAGCGCTGCCACGCACCTCTGGCTCAAGCCCAGGCCCTGGTGACCAGCGAGTTGGAGAAGTTCCAG GACCGCCTGGCCCGGTGCACCATGTATTGCAATGACAAGGCCAAAGATTCAATAGACGCAGGGAGTAAGGAGCTTCACGTGAAGCGGCAGCTGGAGACCTGCGTGACCAAGTGTGTGGATGACCACATGAACCTCATCCCAACCATGACCAGGAAGATGAAGGAGTCTCTCTCTTCCATTGGGAAATAG